The window CTCGCCACCGTCCGTGGTTCGGAAGAGACCGGCGTCGAAGGTGCCGCAGAGTGCTCGTTCAGGAACGCGCCGGTCTGCCGCGACACACTCGATTCGGTGGTCGTCGAGGTGACGGCGCGTGTGCGCGTCGTCCGGCGTCCCCGAGACGGAGAGCACTGCGCCGTCTGCTGCCGCGTAGAGGTGCATACGAGAGATAGGTTGTCTACCGGGAAAAGACAGTAAGCCAGCGTGGTGGCCGCTCAGGACAAGTCGCGGCGTTCGAACACCTCGGCCGCGAGAACCACGAGAACGCACGTGGTGACGAGCAAGACGGCTACGCCGCCCCAGTCGACGTCGCCAGCGACGAGGAGTTCGCCGGGGTCGATGTACCGTGTGAGAGAGAGCGAACCGAGGAACTCGTAGTCGGTGTCCATCGTCAGCGAGTCGAGGAGGAACGTCCCGAAGACGATGCCGATGGCGGCACCCTGTGCCCGCCGGACTCGCTGGAAGAACGCCGAGGTGAGGAGTCCGATGGCGACACAGTCCACGAGGTAGAGGCCACCGACGGCGTGGACCAGAACGAGCCGAGAGATTCGAATCTCCTCGTCGATGAGACCGGCACCGAGGATGACGGCCACGAAGACGACGATATCGACGAGGACGACCGCAGGGAGCATCGCGAGGAACTTCCCGACGACGAACCGGGTGCGCGACACCGGGCGGACGAGTATCAGTTCTACCGACTGCCGGTCGACTTCACCGGCGATGAGTGACCCCGCCGCGTAGGCGAAGTAACTCCCGACGATGAGCAACCAGACGAGTTGGTAGAGTTCGACGACGAGGTAGCCTTCGAGCGACGAGATGTCGGTGACGCTCCCGACGAACGCGGACCGGAACTCTTCGGGATACGACTCCAGCAGTTCGTTGAAGTCCACGTCCGCCTGCCCGAACGAGGGGAAGACGGCGATAGTGAGGCCGACTGTCGCCACGAGTAACGCGGTGACGATGAGGATTCCACGCCGTCGCTGGTCGAACTCGAACAGGGCGATGTCGAGTTCACGCATCGGCGACTTCCTCCGCGTCTTCGGGTTCGGAATCGTCTCCGACAGGGTGGACCTCGTCGTCGGCCCCCCCACGCGCACCTTCAGATTCGTCCCCGTCCTCGGCGTCGTAGAAGTGCATGAACACGTCCTCGATGGCCGTCTCGCGGACTTCGAGGTCCTCGATGTCGTATCGTTCGAGGGCGTCTACGAGGCCATCGTAGTTCCCAGAGATGACGAGTCGGAGCGACCCGTCGGGTTCTATCCGAGCGTCGATGGTCTCCTCGAAGTCGAAGTCCGCGATGTCGATGGTGTCCGGTGTCTGGAGCGTGACGACCTTCCCACTCCGTTCGAGGAGGTCGTCGATGTGTTCGACGGCCACGAGTCGTCCCTTCCGGATGATGGCGACCTGGTCGCATACTTCGCGGACTTCACTGAGGATGTGTGTCGAGAAGAACACCGAGACACCCCGGTCGCGTTCCTCGCGGAGGAACTCGTAGAACTCCTGTTGGACGAGGGGGTCTAGCCCCGACGTCGGTTCGTCCATCACGACCAGTCGCGGTTCGTGCATGAACGCCTGGACGATGGCGAGTTTCTGGCGGTTGCCTCGCGAGTACCCACGGACCGGCCGGTCGAGCGGAACCGGAAACCGTTCGAGCAGTTCGTCTCGGCGTTCGTCGCCGGAGAGACTCGCGAGGTAGTCGAGGGTCTTCCGCCCCGTCACGTCGTCGTAGAACTGCGGGTCACCGGGGATGTGACCGATGTCGCTTCGCACGTCGAGGAAGGCCTCTCGGTCGTCGATAGGGACGCCGAGGACGTTCGCAGTCCCCTCGGTCGGTTTGAGGAAGCCCAAGATGAGTCGAATAGTCGTCGACTTGCCAGCACCGTTCGGGCCGAGAAAGCCGAACAGTTCGCCTTCTGGAACCGTGAGGTCGAGGTCCTCGACGCCGCGTACGTCCCCGTAGAACTTGGTCAGGCCTTCGATGTCGATGGCGGGGACGGTCATAGTACGACGTAGGTGTGCGGCAAACCTATTCCTTGCGCGACGTTTCCACCTCGTGAGAGTTGGAGTGGGTGTTAATATTACACCTGACTAATATGAATCGACCGAGCGCGGGTGCCGCCCCGCCGGTTGGTACCCATCATGATTCGACGTACACAGCGACTGAGCGTCGCACTCCTCGCCGCCCTCGTAGTGTTGTCCACCCTCGTGGGTGCGACCGGAAGTGCCGCGGCCGTAACGCGCGTTTCGGGGAGCCCCGACCTCTCTCTCGTCGCACCGGAGAACCGCCTCGTCGCCGGCAGTGAATCCGTCGTCGAGGTGTTCGTCGTCAACACGGGCACCATCACCGAAGACGGCCCCGAAGAGTACGAAGCACTCGTCCAGACCGCCCGTGCACTGACGTTCGAAGCCGAATCGGAAGGGCCGATAACCGTCGCCAGCGGTGAGATACCGGTGGGGACCGTTCCCGAGGGCGTCTCCGGCCCCGTATCGCTCAGACTCCGTGTCGCAGAAGGAGCAAAGCCGGGTACCTACGAGATTCCGGTCGAGTTCTCCTACGACTACACCTCGACCGTCCGCGTGGACGGCGAGAACGTCCAGACCACGCACCGAAGTCGAAGCATCACGCGCGAACTCGAAGTCGTCGTCGAACGCCGCCCCGCGTTCGGCGTGGAGACGGTCGATTCGACGCTCGCCGTCGGCGACACCGGCACCATCGCGTTCGACCTGACGAACGTCGGTCCAGTCGATGCCGAAGACGCCACCGTGACCGTCACCTCGACAGACCCCGAGGTTACCTTCGGTGACGGCGTGCCGTCCGCACAGAGTTTCGTCGGCGACTGGGACGCGGGTGCGACCGAACGCGTCGAGTTCCGAACGCGCGTCGCCGAGGACGCCATCGTCCGTAACTACTCGGTCGAGTTGACGGTGACCTACCGAGACCAAGACGGGCAGCAACGGACCTCGCGAACAATCGTCGCCGGTGTCCGTCCGACTCGCGGTGCCGCCTTCGAACTCGTCGACGTCGATTCGGCAGTCGCCGTCGGAGACACTGGGACGTTGACACTCGAACTCCAGAACGTCGGCGACGCGACGGCCTCCGGGACCACCGTCGCCCTCGAATCGACCGACTCCGAGATTACCTTCGGTGCGGGTGCACCTGCCGCGGAGGCGTACGTCGGCGCGTGGGAACCCGGTGAGACCAAACGGGTGAGTTTCCGAACGCGCGTCGCCGACGACGCCCTCGACCGACCGTACTCGCTCGACGTGGGCGTCACGTTCCGCAATCCCGGCGGTGGCCGAAAGACCGAGACACTCGTCGCTGGCCTCGACCCCGGTGCCGGCCCGGCGTTCAGCGTCTCCATCGAAGAGAGTACCCTTCGTGTCGGCGGGGTGGGCCGCGTGACCGGTACCGTCGAGAACGTCGGCGAGAGCGAGGCCCGCGACGTGGTGCTTCGCCTCGACGCCAACGGCACGGCGATGACGCCGACCGACCTCGAAGTTACAGTTGGGACGCTCGGACCCGGTGAATCCGCCGAGTTCGAGTACGCTATCGGCCTCGCCGAAGGGGCGACACCGGGTCCACGCCGACTGCCGTTCGTCGTCGAGTACCGGCCACCGGGCGACGAGATGCGAGCGTTCGACCGGACCGACGTCCTCGCGGAGGCGAGTGCACGCAACCCCACCATCACCGTCGAACCGCGGAACGCGACGTTCGAAGTCGACTCCACCGGGCGACTCGTCCTCGCGGTGACGAACACCGAGGACACGCCGCAGACCGACGTGACGGTTCGACTCGTCGCCGAAGAACCACTCTCCAGTGAGGACGCTGTGGCGTTCATCCCGCGACTGGAGGGAGGTGAGACGAGACTGGTCGTCTTCGACCTCGAAGTGAGCGACGACGCAGTTCCGAAGACGCAGGCCGTCGGGGTGGGTGTGAATTACACTGACGACGCCGGGCGACAACTGACGACTGGAACGCAGCAAGTAGCCGTCGAAGTGGTCGAACCGGCCACGTCGTTCCCCATCCTCCCGGCCGCCGTCGCCGTCCTCGCTCTCGCTGGCGTGGGATACTGGTGGTACCGGCGGCGGTGAAGAGGCACTGCCGTCGCTGCGGGAGTTCCGTCGGCGATAAAAGGAAATCCGAACCGAGACGACGGGCGATTCGAACGGTGTTCGAACGGCGCGTCCGGTCTCAGTCGTCGTTCGGGACTTTCGCCGGTTTGCGACGGTCCGAACGCGGCCCTTCTTTGTCCACGTCCGGCAGGTAGTCACGGAGGTACCGCCCGGTGTGCGAATCCGGGTTCGTCGCAACCTCCTCGGGCGTCCCGCTGGCGACGATGGTGCCGCCGTTCTCGCCACCTTCGGGACCGAGGTCGATGATGTGGTCGGCGTTCTTCACGAGGTCCAGTTCGTGTTCGACCACGAGGACCGTGTTCCCGTTGTCGACGAGGCGTTGGAGCACGTCGATGAGTTTCCGCTCGTCTTCTTTGTGGAGACCCGTCGTCGGTTCGTCCAGCAGGTAGAGCGTGTCGCCGGTCTGTTTCTTCCCGAGTTCTTCGGCGAGTTTGACGCGTTGGGCTTCACCGCCGGAGAGCGTCGTCGATGGCTGACCGAGTTGCATGTAGCCGAGGCCAACGTCGTGGAGCAGTTGGAGGCGGCGGCGAATCTGCGAGTTCGCCTCGAAGAACTCCAGTGCTTCGTCGACTTCCATCTGGAGCACGTCCGAGATGGTCTTGCCCTTGTAGCGAACGTCGAGCGTCTCGGCGTTGTAGCGCGCGCCGTTACACTCCTCACACGGGACGTACACGTCCGAGAGGAAGTTCATCTCGATTTTGACGTTTCCCTGTCCCTTACAGGCCGCACAGCGGCCGCCCTTGACGTTGAACGAGAAGCGACCCTTCTCGTAGCCGCGCTGTTTGGAGAGTTTCGTCGACGCGAACAGTTCGCGGACGTAGTCGAAGACGCCGGTGTACGTCGCGGGGTTCGACCGCGGGGTGCGCCCGATGGGTGACTGGTCGATGAGACGGACCGTCTCGATTTCGTCGTAGCCGTCGATGCCGTCGTGTTCGCCGGGGTCGACCGACGTGTTGTCGTTCATCCGGCGGGCGAGTCCCTTGTAGAGAATCTCGTGCATCAGCGTTGACTTGCCCGACCCGGAGACGCCGGTGATGGCCGTGAACGTCCCGAGCGGGATGGGCACGTCGAGGTCCTTGAGGTTGTGCTGGCGCGCGCCGCGGACGACGAGTTCGCCGTCGCCGTCGCGTCGTACCTCGGGCACGTCGATGTCCTTTCGCCCGGAGAGGTAGTCGGCGGTGATGGAGTTGTCCGCCGCGACGATATCGTCGAACGTACCCTGTGCGACGACTTCGCCGCCGCGTTTGCCCGGACCGGGGCCCATGTCGATAATCTCGTCTGCCCGGCGCATCGTCTCCTCGTCGTGTTCGACGACGATGAGCGTGTTCCCGAGGTCACGCAGGCCTTCGAGGGTGTTGAGGAGTTTGTCGTTGTCGCGCTGGTGGAGGCCGATGGAGGGTTCGTC is drawn from Haloferax litoreum and contains these coding sequences:
- a CDS encoding COG1361 S-layer family protein → MIRRTQRLSVALLAALVVLSTLVGATGSAAAVTRVSGSPDLSLVAPENRLVAGSESVVEVFVVNTGTITEDGPEEYEALVQTARALTFEAESEGPITVASGEIPVGTVPEGVSGPVSLRLRVAEGAKPGTYEIPVEFSYDYTSTVRVDGENVQTTHRSRSITRELEVVVERRPAFGVETVDSTLAVGDTGTIAFDLTNVGPVDAEDATVTVTSTDPEVTFGDGVPSAQSFVGDWDAGATERVEFRTRVAEDAIVRNYSVELTVTYRDQDGQQRTSRTIVAGVRPTRGAAFELVDVDSAVAVGDTGTLTLELQNVGDATASGTTVALESTDSEITFGAGAPAAEAYVGAWEPGETKRVSFRTRVADDALDRPYSLDVGVTFRNPGGGRKTETLVAGLDPGAGPAFSVSIEESTLRVGGVGRVTGTVENVGESEARDVVLRLDANGTAMTPTDLEVTVGTLGPGESAEFEYAIGLAEGATPGPRRLPFVVEYRPPGDEMRAFDRTDVLAEASARNPTITVEPRNATFEVDSTGRLVLAVTNTEDTPQTDVTVRLVAEEPLSSEDAVAFIPRLEGGETRLVVFDLEVSDDAVPKTQAVGVGVNYTDDAGRQLTTGTQQVAVEVVEPATSFPILPAAVAVLALAGVGYWWYRRR
- a CDS encoding ABC transporter ATP-binding protein, whose protein sequence is MTVPAIDIEGLTKFYGDVRGVEDLDLTVPEGELFGFLGPNGAGKSTTIRLILGFLKPTEGTANVLGVPIDDREAFLDVRSDIGHIPGDPQFYDDVTGRKTLDYLASLSGDERRDELLERFPVPLDRPVRGYSRGNRQKLAIVQAFMHEPRLVVMDEPTSGLDPLVQQEFYEFLREERDRGVSVFFSTHILSEVREVCDQVAIIRKGRLVAVEHIDDLLERSGKVVTLQTPDTIDIADFDFEETIDARIEPDGSLRLVISGNYDGLVDALERYDIEDLEVRETAIEDVFMHFYDAEDGDESEGARGGADDEVHPVGDDSEPEDAEEVADA
- a CDS encoding ABC transporter permease subunit, producing MRELDIALFEFDQRRRGILIVTALLVATVGLTIAVFPSFGQADVDFNELLESYPEEFRSAFVGSVTDISSLEGYLVVELYQLVWLLIVGSYFAYAAGSLIAGEVDRQSVELILVRPVSRTRFVVGKFLAMLPAVVLVDIVVFVAVILGAGLIDEEIRISRLVLVHAVGGLYLVDCVAIGLLTSAFFQRVRRAQGAAIGIVFGTFLLDSLTMDTDYEFLGSLSLTRYIDPGELLVAGDVDWGGVAVLLVTTCVLVVLAAEVFERRDLS